The genomic DNA TTCTCATTACACGCGAATATCAATTCCAATATTGTTCTTGCCCGTATCCTGATTTGGCCTTAGCGTACCAGCAGTATTTACAGGTTGGGCAGACACAGACGCATCCTTCTGACCACTCACCTCTTCGGTGACAACTTTCACTTGCTTGTCATCGTTCTGAATACCCTCTATAGTGTCTTCGATCTTTTCACTTATTTTACGATCCAATTCATAAATTTTCTTATCTATGTCCAGTGCTTGTTCGTTTTTGGATTTATTCACTGTGATCTCGAGATTTTTTCTCATTTCCGTTTTGCCAACGTCATTGGGGTCATCATTGTCAATTTCAAGAATAGTTCTATTCTTTTTTACTTCAAGTCTAAGATCGTCCGCTTCTACTTTCAGTGATCTGCGTACACTTGCCATTTTAGTTAATTGGTCATGCAGATTGCTAGCCTGTAAAAGCTTCTCCATCGATGGGCCTGATATTTCTTGGTTACTTATGTCTGCTTCGCTTTTTTTACTGGAATTCTCTTTTTGGGGTGAAGCATTTTTGTCATTTTTATTGTTCTCAGCTTTCTCCATTCGTTTCTGCATAATTTGAGATTCGAGCAGCTGCAAATCCATGTTTAATAGTTTGATTCTTTCATCTTTTTGTTTAGAGTCTAATTTTTCATCTGATCTAATACTAGCGATTTTTTCGTTAATAATTCCTTTTTGCTTTATTAGCTGCTCAATCTCCCGGTCAATAGGTGACATTATATTCGCTCTAGTCTTTACAGGTAATGTAGATTGTGGGTTGCTTGAGACGCTTGAAATGTGGGCCATTTAAACACTCCCCCTATATTATGGTAAATATATCTTTATGATTATTATCGGCTGTTAACTATATAAATATAAATAATTAGAAGGGATTCATACCCGCTTCATGAAGTTTGAGCCAGAAAAATAAGCGTTTCGGGGGATTTTCATTAACGTACTCCTTTTCAATAATGGAATTGGTGAGGTGCTGTGGTCGAACACTTATTTAATCGGGACATGGGCCGCATTCCGTGACGTAGTCGCTCTGCCTGATGGTTCGGTCATCGTTGCCGGGAGGATGAGCAGTTCTGAAATCAGTGGCTCTTTGGCGGTCAACGCGAAAATAAACCGAGTCGGAGAACTAGTATGGGTGAAAAGGAACGAGAGCGATCAAATCCACTCGATGATTCCTTCCCGAGACGGTAACATGATTTTGACTCGCTATATCAAGGACGAGAATCGCTACTATCTGCAAACAATGAACTCCGCGGGAACTGTATTGTCGGACTTGCGCCGGTTCCATCCTCTCAGCCAATTTGGTTTGGATATCGAAAAATGTACGCGGAGTGCGCAATGTATATTGGAGTTTTATCGCTGATGTCCATTTTTTTAATGCTGCTAGGTTCAGAATCGAGTTTTGGATATGCGGGAGTAGGTATAGGGATCTCGATCCTGGCTAATGAAATGTATTACAAAAAATCTAAAAAAGCGATTGATAAGATCATGCAATATCATAGTGACCCTGAAGTACGCCGTAATCTAGCTATCCAAAAAGGCGGGACCTCAGGATGGGGAATTGTGTATGCCATTGTAATTTTACTTGTATCGATTGCTATAGAGATCATTATTGAGGACGCATTATTGTAGGATCTCGTGATGGAAGGTAGATTTTATATACCTAGCCTTATCATTATTCTTCGGCCCGTTCCGCAATTTTAGAACGATTACGTAATTGATTAGCAATCGTATATCCGATAAGGAACGCAGCGGCAGAAGTATTGCCGTCCACCGTAAATGGAATGAGGGAGGCGTCGGCGACGATTAAATCCTTTACCCCGTGCACATTTCCTAGACGATCAACGACTCCGCCCTTGTTCCTTGGGGCCATCCGAAGGAAGCTCTGCTGGTGATGATTATGATCGAAGTTTTCCTTAATAAATTGTTCTAGCTGCATATCATCATCTATAACATCCAAACTCGGTGTTACGAGACGGATAGAAGGATCTACGCTTGCCAGTTCGGCTGCAATTTTTTTGATATATATTTTATAAATATTTTTAACTGCTTCCATGTCTCTTGGATCTGACAGAAATCCTTCATCAGCCAACACAATGTTTAGCGGATCATTATTTTGAATGGTAATCGATCCCCGGCTCTTAGGCCGCAAATATAGAATCGCGATGGTTAACATGCCATCCGAACCGATTCCAATCAGTTGTACGGCTCTACGGTCAGGTTTTGTTCCAGTGGGGTCAGGCAAAAAGGCTCCTCCTGTGTATAGCGCATCCGAATCATTGGAAGGCAGTGCAGCATCATCGGGGTTCGTTGTAAATACCGCGGAGTTTAATGTGTGATTTTTTAGTCTTTGGCCTACGTTCGGATTATGAACAATGACAGGTATTCCCGCTGCTTTTAGCGATTTGGCGGGTCCTATCCCCGATAGCATTAACAATTGGGCACTATTGATTCCTGCTGAAATGATCACTTTTTTTCGCGAATATACTTTAATGAACTTCCCTTCTTTTAATAACTCTACGCCTATAGCCCGTTTGCGGTCAAAAAGCACGCGAAGGGCTGTTGTCTTATAGTAAACGGTTAGTTTACGTCCATTCTTGCCTCGGCCAGAGGATGTCACGATATCGGAGGACAGAAAAGCGGTTGACGAGCTTTCCCGGTCTCCATTTGGCTTTTGATACAATTGCCAGCGGGTGAATGGACCGAGTGGAGTATCAGGATCATTGTAGTCAAGAATGCTAGGAAATCCGGTGGCTTGCTCAATGGCGAGGACGAGCTTATCCGCCAGGGGCGTTGGTTCCGAAGGCGCTTGCCTGATGTCTATTCTTCCGTGAAACCCGCGCGCCTCAACGTTATCGGTTTCACCATTATAATTTTCTAGTCGTTTAAATCGACGAATGGCTTTATCCGGGGACCAAATGGGGCCGAGTAACTGTTCCCACTCTCTAAGCACCGCTGTGGTTGGACGCACATACTGCTCACCGTTAATGGAAGATCCGCCGCCGGAGAGGCGGCCGGTTGTCCATTCAAAAGATCGATCATCCAGGTTCTCTTGAGGGATGCCTTCTCCTTGCCAGAAGTAATTGGGGAAAAAGTTCTCCTCCAGTTCCAGAGCAAAGCTTGAATCCATAATGGGTTTGTCTTTATCATGATTTTCGCCCGCTTCGATGACGAGTACAGAAGTTTTCTTATCATCTGTAAGCGTTTTGGCGATGACTGCGCCTGCTGGTCCTGTACCTATAACGATATAATCAAAAGATGATTTCCCTTTCATCGGAGCACTCCTTTTTACCATAGACTACTGTAGAGTATTGCGTTGTTCGATGCTGTGTGCCAGTCTATTCCGGAAATGCCTGATATCTGGATCATGCAAGACCCAATCCAGGATAGGAATATCCGGGGCTGGGTATATGTACAGAACATTTTGGTTCGTTCTCCGAGGAGGGGAAGGCCACAATAAAAACAAACAAAATCCTATAAAAACGTTATAAAATGAGTTATACTGAGGTAAGAATAAGTAAGGAGCCGTGCAGCAACACGGCTCCAAAGTACAATAACTGCATAAAGAGCAGTCGGCCGCTAAGTGGTGGTCGAAATAGACCGTAACCTTAGGCAGGGCGGTCTATTTCTTTTTCATGTAGGTAAGAAGCGCCAAAATGAACATGCCGAACATGAACATTAGGGAAAAGTATAACATAAACGGAAGAATTATAAGGAAATAGATTTAATAGTGAAAAATATATTACGATACAACACATGACCCGACCTGGATTAAGAAATATCTAAGGCCGGGTTGTTTCATAATACATTGTTTGTTATAACATATGTATTTACGATGAGGATGGGAAATATGAGGTTTAGGGCGAATTGCGTATTTGCCAGGGATTTTCTTTATGAACAGTTTGATCATCGTTATTTGTTTGTATCAATCTAAACGGCTAAAAAAAGCGCTGAAGCTTTTTTTGTGGGTGGTAATCTTAATAATTACTGTAGTTCTATCAGTATTGATTTACCCGCAAGAGTATGAACCGGGTATTCTGGAATTGTTATTTTCTAAAGTAATCGGAGGGTGAATTCAATGGAACAACACATAAAAAAGCCTATCGCTAATTACTTGGATAACGTACCTGCATTGAAAAAGCCTATCCACTGGAAACAAGTGTCTAGCCAATTCAAGCTTGGCAAGGATTTCGATGAGGCTTTGGTGAGCAATATAAGCATGATTCCGTTTATTGGCTCAAAGTGTGTGGTCATGCAATTGGATAATGGCCGATGGGAGCTGCCGGGCGGAACGATGGAACCTGGGGAGAGCTATTTCGAGTGTTTAAGAAGGGAAATGCTTGAGGAGTTAGGTGCGGAGATAAGCAACTTTGAAGTGTTTGGGCACTTCTATTGCTATTCCAGTGCAGAGGAGCCATATCGGCCGCATATCCCTCATCCCAATTTTATTAGATTGATGGGCCTGGGAGAAGTAAGGATCGTTTCGGAGCCGCTGAATCCGGCTGACGGTGAGATGGTTGTCTCCGTGGAAGAAGTTAGTTTAGACGATGCGGTTAGAAGATTCGAATCGATCGGTCGATTCGACATCGCTGATCTGTATAGGCTTGCTTATAGCATAAAAACCGGTTTGGGAGAGAACTGAAATGGAAGATCTACAATCGATTAAGAAGGCTATAGATTCCCTGGGACACGCAGAACTGCGGTCGTATTTGGGTTTTATACTAGCGGAAATCAAGCGGCTGCGGGATCAGGGCGAGCCTAGTGAAGATTC from Paenibacillus woosongensis includes the following:
- a CDS encoding GMC family oxidoreductase; amino-acid sequence: MKGKSSFDYIVIGTGPAGAVIAKTLTDDKKTSVLVIEAGENHDKDKPIMDSSFALELEENFFPNYFWQGEGIPQENLDDRSFEWTTGRLSGGGSSINGEQYVRPTTAVLREWEQLLGPIWSPDKAIRRFKRLENYNGETDNVEARGFHGRIDIRQAPSEPTPLADKLVLAIEQATGFPSILDYNDPDTPLGPFTRWQLYQKPNGDRESSSTAFLSSDIVTSSGRGKNGRKLTVYYKTTALRVLFDRKRAIGVELLKEGKFIKVYSRKKVIISAGINSAQLLMLSGIGPAKSLKAAGIPVIVHNPNVGQRLKNHTLNSAVFTTNPDDAALPSNDSDALYTGGAFLPDPTGTKPDRRAVQLIGIGSDGMLTIAILYLRPKSRGSITIQNNDPLNIVLADEGFLSDPRDMEAVKNIYKIYIKKIAAELASVDPSIRLVTPSLDVIDDDMQLEQFIKENFDHNHHQQSFLRMAPRNKGGVVDRLGNVHGVKDLIVADASLIPFTVDGNTSAAAFLIGYTIANQLRNRSKIAERAEE
- a CDS encoding putative holin-like toxin: MLYFSLMFMFGMFILALLTYMKKK
- a CDS encoding NUDIX hydrolase, yielding MEQHIKKPIANYLDNVPALKKPIHWKQVSSQFKLGKDFDEALVSNISMIPFIGSKCVVMQLDNGRWELPGGTMEPGESYFECLRREMLEELGAEISNFEVFGHFYCYSSAEEPYRPHIPHPNFIRLMGLGEVRIVSEPLNPADGEMVVSVEEVSLDDAVRRFESIGRFDIADLYRLAYSIKTGLGEN